AGTGACCCATCCATGACTGTCCCAGATCCCCTTCCCACCTCCTACCCTGTGCCACCACCTGCTGGTCTAGCTTCCTGCTCATCTACACCTCACAACCCCAGCCCTCCTGTGCTCAGATTCCAACACGTAGGTATATGTCCTCACAGCTGGGCTTCCCAACGGGCATGCCTCCACACTGGTGTCCCCGGAACAGATTTGAGTGCCCAAATAGTGGTCCTTTAGCTTTCCATTTGGCTGGCTGCCACTTGGGATGGCCAGAGTACCCCTACTAGTTGCAGGACTACTGTGAGTAGCCTCACCTATGTACCCCCGTGTGCCATATAAATATAATTCTCCATATTTCATAACTTGAAAAAATGTTGGAAGCAGTGCCACACACACAGAATTCACATTCGACACCTGAGTAAACACATGCCTTGGGTAAGTTTCTTCACTTATAAAGTAGAAAAAACCTATCTTCCGGACTTccctgtttaagaatccgcctatcaatgcaagggacacaggttcgagccctggtccagggagatcccacatgccgcggagcaactaagcctgtgcgccacaactactgaagcctgcgtgcctagaacccatgctctgcaacaagagaagccaccacagtgagaagcccacgcaccacaacgaagagtagctcctgctcactgcgactagagaaagcccgcgcccagcaatgaagaccaacacagccaaaaattaattaattaattaatttttaaaaagacctatcTTCCTAgaattgttatgaagattaaatgagttaatcctATCTCAAGCATTTAGGGACTATGCTGGCATTCATTATGTGCTCAAATAGAAGCTATCATTTATATGTGACATCAGGGGTTCTTATTTTAGAGTTCATGGATAGGCCCTGGTAGATGGCATATCCCCTTAAATTGTGTGTACAGTTATGTGTCTTTATGCCTAGACTCTGGAGAGTCCTTGGCTTTAATGAGATTCTTAAAGAAATCGATGGTGAGAGCACACCTGTTCAGTTCGTACAGCTCCAAATATTCACATACTTACTAATAATTGCACAAATACAAATAAGTGCACATCAGGTATGCACTCACCAACCACTTTTCCTTATGTTTCCATGACAGTTCACCACCATTGCTCACCAATTCTGGGTCAGAAGGAGAGTAAGGCAGGCCTGGCCTTGGACCTTTCCAGGTCATGGTTCCAATATCCCAAAGTGGGGGTGGCTTTGTCTGAGAGCCAGGCTCTCCCTCTCGCACTGGGTTCACCACTGCTCTATTGCCTCCCCTGGGATGTCCCTCAGTGGACTCTGACACCCACTAGCATGGCCACCGTTACCTTTCCTAGAGTCCGAGGCCTCTATGGGTTGTCCCATTATCTCCTGGTATTTCCTCGTCACCTCCTCGGCTTTCAGGGTAAGGTGGGTGAGGATGTGAGGAAGGCTGGAGAAGTGCAGGTGGAACTAGGCTTCCAGGTCCAGCTGCCCCAAGACTCTCTCCTCCTCGGCCTCCTCTGTCTCTGCAGCTTCATTCTCAGCCTTATCAGCTTTGCCACCTGCCACCTTGGCCTTCCACTCCTCCCAGGACAACAGCCCATGTTCCACATCCACGCAGATGGCCTTGAGCATGGTGAAGTAGTTGTAGAGATCGGGAGCCCCTGCCTAGGCCTGGTGCCCATGGAACACTCAGCTGCACATCCCACAGAAGGCTGGGGATCATCACCAGCTGTTTCATGTTGCACACCATGGCTGAGTACTGGTCCATGACAGTCAGCAGGCAGTTCCTGCGGTAGCACTTGGTCAGCATCTGCATGGTGGCTTTAGCTTCCATACAGAGGCCGGCAGACTGCCTCAGCACTATTTCCAGGCTGTTATTTTTGTCTGGATGTGCAGCAGTTTGGCAGGATGCAAGGCCCAGCCGGTGGGTCAACACAGCCCTCTTTTAGGCCAATCCCAGGGCTTGGGTCCCAACATCTGTATCAGGCGATCCATCTGCCCAGGGATACAACTGCCAGATTTCTGTCAGTCATTTCATTACTCTGTGACAGTCTCAGCAAGAGCCTGGCTCCTCCTTCATCAGCTCACAGGGTCAGTTAGAGGGCGGCCTTTCCCTTTGGCAGCTGGTGCACTTGACCCCAGGGCAGTAATTAATTCTTTCAGGTCACCTGAGACCAAGCTGCCTCTTGGCTGTCTGTGTCCTAATGTGCAGCTCACTTCTTGAACCTGGGTGACTCAGCTGTGAAATGAACAAGGGAAGAGGGTCATGTAATGAAATGGCTTAGTGTGTGGCAAAGAGCATTCAAGTGGGAGCCAGAAGCCCACTTCTGCTGCAATTTCCTAGCCATGAGTTGTCATTGTTTGCTGGCTAACAATTATGAGTACCCACTTCACATCAAGTTCTATACTAAGCTCTTTCATCACAACCCTATGATGAATGCTttagtattcccattttaccagtgaggaaactgaggtgcaaacagctaaagtaacttgcccatggtgCCCTTAAGGCTGGGATTCCAGTCTGGGACCACCTCTCTCTCACCTCCAGTCAGGGCTCTAGACTGATATGTGAGGTTGTGTAAGTTATACAAAGTAGAGAGGGAAGACAGGAGAAGCAAGGAGAACTACAATTcttcagcctgtggaaggaaaaccacattcacagaaagacagacaaaatgaaaaggcagaggactttgtaccagatgaaggaacaagataaaaccccagaaaaacaactaaatgaagtggagataggcaaccttccagaaaacgaattcagaataatgatagtgaagatgatccaggacctcggaaaaagaatggaggcaaagatcgagaagatgcaagaaatgtttaacaaagacctagaagaactaaagaacaaacacctagaagaattaaagaacaaacaaacagagatgaacaatacaataactgaaatgaaaaatatactagaaggaatcaatagcagaataactgaggcagaagaatggataagtgacctggaagacagaatggtggaattcactgccatggaacagaattttaaaaaaagaatgaaaagaaatgaagacagcctaagagacctctgagacaacattaaatgtaccaacattcacattataggggtcccagaaggagaagagagagagaaaggacccgagaaaatatatgaagagattatagtcgaaaatttccctaacttgggaaaggaaatagtcacccaagtccaggaagcgcagagattcccaggcaggataaacccaaggagtaacaaactgagacacatagtaatcaaattgacaaaaattaaagacaaagaaaagatattgaaagcaacaagggaaaaacgacaaataacatacaagggaactcccataaagttaacagcaatttctcagtagaaactacaagccagaagggaatggcaggacatatttaaagtgatgaacggGAAaaatacccagcaaggatctcattcagattcgacagagaaattaaaacctttacagacaagcaaaagctaagagaattcagcaccaccaaaccagctccacaacaaatgctaaaggaacttctctaagtgggaaacacaagagaagaaaaggacctacaaaaaaaaataacaattaagaaaatggtcataggaacatacatatcgataattaccttaaacgtgaatggattaaatgctccaaccaaaagacacaggcttgctgaatggatacaaaaacaagacctggatatatgctgtctacaagagacccacctcagacctagggacacatacagactgaaagtgaggggatggaaaacgatattccatgcaaacagaagtcaaaagaaagctgg
This region of Mesoplodon densirostris isolate mMesDen1 chromosome 7, mMesDen1 primary haplotype, whole genome shotgun sequence genomic DNA includes:
- the THRSP gene encoding LOW QUALITY PROTEIN: thyroid hormone-inducible hepatic protein (The sequence of the model RefSeq protein was modified relative to this genomic sequence to represent the inferred CDS: deleted 1 base in 1 codon; substituted 2 bases at 2 genomic stop codons); its protein translation is MEAKATMQMLTKCYRRNCLLTVMDQYSAMVCNMKQLVMIPSLLWDVQLSVPGHQAXAGAPDLYNYFTMLKAICVDVEHGLLSWEEWKAKVAGGKADKAENEAAETEEAEEERVLGQLDLEAXFHLHFSSLPHILTHLTLKAEEVTRKYQEIMGQPIEASDSRKAYST